One region of Flavobacterium sp. KACC 22763 genomic DNA includes:
- the rplU gene encoding 50S ribosomal protein L21 produces the protein MYAIVEIAGQQFKVSKDLKVYVHRLANEEGSKVSFDKVLLLDDNGNVTLGAPAIEGASVEAKVLQHLKGDKVIVFKKKRRKGYKKRNGHRQYLTQIVIEGITAAGGTKKAAAKKAVVAEDAAATEEVEAAPKAKKAAPKAKKETTKE, from the coding sequence ATGTATGCAATCGTAGAGATAGCAGGGCAACAATTTAAAGTAAGCAAAGACTTAAAGGTTTATGTTCACCGTTTGGCTAATGAAGAAGGTTCAAAAGTTTCTTTTGACAAAGTTCTTTTATTAGATGACAATGGAAATGTAACTTTAGGCGCCCCAGCTATAGAAGGTGCTTCAGTAGAAGCTAAAGTGTTACAACACTTAAAAGGAGATAAAGTTATCGTTTTCAAAAAGAAAAGAAGAAAAGGATACAAAAAAAGAAATGGTCACAGACAATATCTTACTCAAATTGTAATTGAAGGTATTACTGCAGCAGGAGGAACTAAAAAAGCAGCAGCTAAAAAAGCAGTTGTAGCAGAAGATGCAGCAGCTACTGAAGAAGTAGAAGCAGCTCCAAAAGCAAAAAAAGCAGCTCCAAAAGCAAAAAAAGAGACTACTAAAGAATAA
- the rpmA gene encoding 50S ribosomal protein L27 — protein sequence MAHKKGVGSSKNGRESESKRLGVKIYGGQAAIAGNIIVRQRGSKHNPGENVYISKDHTLHARVAGVVKFQKKRDNKSYVSIIPFEA from the coding sequence ATGGCTCACAAGAAAGGTGTCGGTAGTTCGAAGAATGGTAGAGAATCAGAATCAAAACGTCTAGGCGTTAAGATTTATGGTGGTCAAGCTGCTATTGCTGGAAACATCATCGTTAGACAAAGAGGTTCAAAACACAATCCAGGTGAAAACGTTTACATCAGTAAAGATCACACTCTTCACGCAAGAGTTGCTGGAGTTGTTAAGTTCCAAAAGAAAAGAGATAACAAATCTTATGTATCTATTATCCCATTCGAGGCATAA